One window of the Acidimicrobiia bacterium genome contains the following:
- a CDS encoding DegT/DnrJ/EryC1/StrS family aminotransferase yields the protein MTSGAPRRIDYAGSVHDEREIEAVVAVLRGGPTALRIGRNVRAMEQRVAALFAKRRGVMCNSGSSALYLAIEVLDLEPGDEIITAPVTFSTDLAPMFRNRLVPVFVDVTVDTFQIDVDAIEVMIGPRTRAILAPNLIGNVPDWDAIRAIADRHGLRVVEDSCDALGSTLRGTPTGTRADISLTSFALSHIITAAGTGGMVCFDDDALADRALLLRRWGRRSEVQLFGSTKGADRRFFSTIDGDIEYDNLFIFDEVGWNFEPSELSAAFGLVQLDKLGDNLARRQRNFERTSSWFARWPDCFTLPRLTDGVDTGWHMFPVLIRPESGIRRSELQHWMEQRGVDTRMVWTGNAARQPAFRAREFRQPDRGLPNADRVMEWGLVLPNNHSMDDSDCDYIGECVEAFLASRGKGRVASPPVRPEV from the coding sequence ATGACGAGCGGGGCGCCGCGGCGCATCGACTACGCGGGCTCGGTGCACGACGAGCGCGAGATCGAGGCCGTCGTCGCCGTGCTGCGCGGTGGGCCGACCGCGTTGCGCATCGGCCGGAACGTGCGCGCGATGGAACAACGGGTCGCCGCGCTCTTCGCCAAGCGGCGCGGTGTGATGTGCAACTCGGGGAGCTCTGCGCTCTACCTCGCGATCGAAGTGCTCGACCTCGAACCCGGCGACGAGATCATCACGGCACCGGTCACGTTCTCCACGGACCTCGCGCCGATGTTCCGCAACCGGCTCGTGCCGGTGTTCGTCGACGTCACCGTCGACACGTTCCAGATCGACGTCGACGCGATCGAAGTGATGATCGGTCCGCGCACGCGCGCCATCCTCGCACCGAACCTCATCGGGAACGTGCCCGACTGGGACGCGATCCGCGCGATCGCCGATCGTCACGGACTCCGGGTCGTCGAGGACTCGTGTGACGCGCTCGGATCGACGCTGCGCGGCACGCCGACCGGAACGCGCGCCGACATCAGTCTCACGAGCTTCGCGCTCTCGCACATCATCACGGCCGCGGGGACCGGCGGCATGGTGTGCTTCGACGACGACGCGCTCGCCGATCGCGCGCTGCTCCTCCGCCGTTGGGGCCGACGTTCGGAGGTGCAGCTGTTCGGTTCGACGAAGGGCGCGGACCGTCGCTTCTTCAGCACGATCGACGGCGACATCGAGTACGACAACCTCTTCATCTTCGACGAGGTCGGCTGGAACTTCGAGCCGTCGGAGCTCTCGGCCGCCTTCGGGTTGGTTCAGCTCGACAAGCTCGGCGACAACCTCGCGCGGCGGCAACGCAACTTCGAGCGGACGAGCTCGTGGTTCGCCCGGTGGCCGGACTGCTTCACCCTGCCGCGACTGACCGACGGCGTCGACACCGGCTGGCACATGTTTCCCGTGCTGATCCGGCCGGAGTCGGGGATCCGTCGGTCGGAGCTGCAGCACTGGATGGAGCAACGCGGTGTCGACACGCGCATGGTGTGGACGGGCAACGCGGCGCGCCAGCCCGCGTTCCGCGCGCGCGAGTTCCGTCAGCCCGACCGCGGACTGCCGAACGCGGACCGGGTGATGGAGTGGGGCTTGGTGCTGCCGAACAACCACTCGATGGACGACTCGGACTGCGACTACATCGGCGAGTGCGTCGAGGCGTTCCTCGCAAGCCGCGGGAAGGGGCGGGTGGCTTCGCCGCCCGTCCGGCCCGAAGTCTGA